A section of the Salmo salar chromosome ssa05, Ssal_v3.1, whole genome shotgun sequence genome encodes:
- the LOC106605641 gene encoding dual specificity tyrosine-phosphorylation-regulated kinase 1B isoform X3 translates to MVITSSVEEKSQPSNRMVANLPTESWINNPEQSRYLPTQSHLLRKPTKSGSSSGCKPPSSTLCQPAALGFSPAEPTMSSQHSHPSFSNIHSMAEQQQVLSDATILQRRIPPSFRDPASAPLRKLSVDLIKTYKHINEVYYTKKKRRAQQVPPEDSSTKKERKVYNDGYDDDNYDYIVKNGEKWLDRYEIDSLIGKGSFGQVVKAYDHHEQEWVAIKIIKNKKAFLNQAQIELRLLELMNKHDTEMKYYIVHLKRHFMFRNHLCLVFELLSYNLYDLLRNTNFRGVSLNLTRKFAQQLCTALLFLATPELSIIHCDLKPENILLCNPKRSAIKIVDFGSSCQLGQRIYQYIQSRFYRSPEVLLGMPYDLAIDMWSLGCILVEMHTGEPLFSGSNEVDQMNKIVEVLGVPPNHMLDQAPKARKYFDKLSDGLWTVKKNKDIKKEYKPPATRRLHEILGVETGGPGGRRGGEQGHAPCDYLKFKDLILRMLDYDPKTRITPFYALQHNFFKKTTDEGTNTSSSTSTSPAMDHSHSTSTTSSVSSSGTGHSSGSSGSSNDNRNYRYSNRYYNSAVTHSDYEMQSPQAPSQQQLRLWPGGEGGMGPLSNSGSSVGDPPYPQLLLHKPAATQHSRHFLGGGGVGGMMEPHHPHPIYGSHHGNGRGLRQTGQGNQPQGQASQGQQGQPLMPISSPQMPDSIELSLTHHHHLGQSSIMPPPSSLDSSQYGSSNLHLGLSAFRTRTVMAPQPPPAGSQQQLAQPPASQDSLVAASGLGYIPPCYPGSNNNNNPPQGSVVGGGMLTGGPPPRGVGGGGGRPDSEESTMMGVCGSGGGGGQNAANS, encoded by the exons ATGGTGATCACTTCGTCAGTGGAGGAGAAGTCGCAGCCTTCTAACAGAATGGTCGCAAATCTGCCGACCGAATCCTGGATCAACAACCCAGAGCAAAGTCGCTACTTACCAACTCAGTCACACCTACTCCGGAAACCGACAAAAA GTGGAAGCAGCTCAGGATGCAagcccccctcctctaccctctgccAGCCTGCCGCCTTGGGCTTCTCCCCCGCTGAGCCAACCATGTCGAGCCAGCACAGCCACCCCTCCTTCAGCAACATCCACTCCATGGCTGAACAGCAGCAG GTGCTGTCTGATGCGACCATACTGCAGAGGAGGATCCCCCCAAGTTTTAGAGATCCCGCCAGCGCCCCGCTGAGAAAACTCTCTGTCGATCTGATCAAGACTTACAAGCACATCAATGAG GTGTACTACACGAAGAAGAAGCGGCGTGCCCAGCAGGTGCCCCCGGAGGACTCGAGCACTAAGAAGGAGAGGAAGGTGTACAACGATGGCTACGATGACGACAACTACGACTACATCGTCAAGAACGGGGAGAAGTGGCTGGACCGCTACGAGATTGACTCGCTCATCGGCAAGGGCTCCTTCGGGCAG GTGGTGAAAGCATATGACCACCACGAGCAGGAGTGGGTGGCCATCAAGATCATCAAGAACAAGAAAGCCTTCCTGAACCAGGCCCAGATAGAGCTGCGACTGCTGGAGCTCATGAACAAACACGACACCGAGATGAAGTACTACATAG tcCACCTGAAGAGGCACTTCATGTTCCGGAACCACCTGTGCCTGGTGTTCGAGCTTCTCTCCTACAACCTGTACGACCTCCTGCGCAACACCAACTTCCGCGGCGTGTCTCTCAACCTGACCAGAAAGTTTGCCCAGCAGCTGTGCACGGCGCTGCTGTTCCTGGCCACGCCCGAGCTCAGCATCATCCACTGCGACCTCAAGCCTGAGAACATCCTGCTGTGCAACCCCAAGCGCAGCGCCATCAAGATCGTGGACTTCGGCAGCTCCTGTCAACTAGGCCAGAGG ATCTACCAGTACATCCAGAGTCGGTTCTACAGATCTCCGGAGGTGTTGCTGGGCATGCCCTACGACCTGGCCATTGACATGTGGTCCCTGGGCTGCATCCTGGTGGAGATGCACACGGGAGAACCCCTCTTCAGTGGCTCCAATGAG gtggatCAGATGAATAAGATAGtggaggtgctgggggtcccTCCCAACCACATGCTGGATCAGGCTCCCAAAGCACGGAAGTACTTTGACAAGCTGTCCGACGGTCTGTGGACCGTCAAGAAGAACAAGGACATAAAGAAG GAGTACAAGCCTCCTGCGACGCGGCGGCTCCATGAGATCCTGGGGGTGGAGACCGGGGGTCCTGGCGGGAGGCGGGGCGGAGAGCAGGGGCACGCTCCCTGCGACTACCTGAAGTTCAAGGACCTGATCCTGCGCATGCTGGACTACGACCCCAAGACGCGCATCACGCCCTTCTACGCGCTGCAGCACAACTTCTTCAAGAAGACGACGGACGAGGGCACCAACACCAGCAGCTCCACCTCCACCAGCCCGGCCATGGACCACAGccactccacctccaccaccagctccgtctccagctccggTACGGGACACAGCA GTGGATCTAGCGGTTCTTCCAATGACAACCGGAATTACCGGTATAGTAACCGGTACTACAACAGTGCAGTTACTCACTCAGACTACGAGATGCAGAGTCCACAG GCTCCGTCTCAGCAGCAGCTGCGCCTCTGGCCGGGTGGAGAGGGGGGCATGGGTCCCCTGTCCAACAGCGGCAGTAGCGTCGGCGACCCCCCATACCCCCAGCTGCTGCTGCACAAGCCGGCGGCCACGCAGCACTCGCGCCACTTCCTGGGAGGCGGCGGCGTCGGGGGCATGATGGAACCACACCACCCGCACCCCATCTACGGCAGTCACCACGGCAACGGGCGGGGCCTGCGGCAGACTGGGCAGGGGAACCAGCCCCAGGGCCAGGCTTCACAGGGCCAGCAGGGCCAGCCCCTGATGCCCATCTCCTCTCCACAGATGCCGGACAGCATCGAGCTCAGcctcacacaccaccaccatctgggTCAGTCTTCCATCATGCCGCCCCCATCCAGCTTGGACTCCAGCCAGTACGGCTCCTCCAACCTCCACCTGGGCCTCTCTGCCTTTCGGACTAGGACGGTCATGGCCCCCCAGCCGCCCCCCGCCGGCTCCCAGCAACAGTTGGCCCAGCCCCCAGCCTCTCAGGACAGCTTGGTCGCTGCCTCCGGGCTTGGATACATCCCCCCATGCTACCCGggcagtaacaacaataacaaccctCCCCAGGGTAGCGTGGTCGGGGGCGGGATGCTCACCGGGGGGCCCCCACCCAGGGGAGTAGGGGGCGGCGGGGGGAGGCCGGACTCTGAGGAGTCCACCATGATGGGTGTGTGCGGCAGTGGAGGAGGCGGTGGTCAGAACGCGGCCAACTCTTGA
- the LOC106605641 gene encoding dual specificity tyrosine-phosphorylation-regulated kinase 1B isoform X1: protein MVITSSVEEKSQPSNRMVANLPTESWINNPEQSRYLPTQSHLLRKPTKSGSSSGCKPPSSTLCQPAALGFSPAEPTMSSQHSHPSFSNIHSMAEQQQVLSDATILQRRIPPSFRDPASAPLRKLSVDLIKTYKHINEVYYTKKKRRAQQVPPEDSSTKKERKVYNDGYDDDNYDYIVKNGEKWLDRYEIDSLIGKGSFGQVVKAYDHHEQEWVAIKIIKNKKAFLNQAQIELRLLELMNKHDTEMKYYIVHLKRHFMFRNHLCLVFELLSYNLYDLLRNTNFRGVSLNLTRKFAQQLCTALLFLATPELSIIHCDLKPENILLCNPKRSAIKIVDFGSSCQLGQRIYQYIQSRFYRSPEVLLGMPYDLAIDMWSLGCILVEMHTGEPLFSGSNEVDQMNKIVEVLGVPPNHMLDQAPKARKYFDKLSDGLWTVKKNKDIKKVLYPSASEYKPPATRRLHEILGVETGGPGGRRGGEQGHAPCDYLKFKDLILRMLDYDPKTRITPFYALQHNFFKKTTDEGTNTSSSTSTSPAMDHSHSTSTTSSVSSSGTGHSSGSSGSSNDNRNYRYSNRYYNSAVTHSDYEMQSPQAPSQQQLRLWPGGEGGMGPLSNSGSSVGDPPYPQLLLHKPAATQHSRHFLGGGGVGGMMEPHHPHPIYGSHHGNGRGLRQTGQGNQPQGQASQGQQGQPLMPISSPQMPDSIELSLTHHHHLGQSSIMPPPSSLDSSQYGSSNLHLGLSAFRTRTVMAPQPPPAGSQQQLAQPPASQDSLVAASGLGYIPPCYPGSNNNNNPPQGSVVGGGMLTGGPPPRGVGGGGGRPDSEESTMMGVCGSGGGGGQNAANS from the exons ATGGTGATCACTTCGTCAGTGGAGGAGAAGTCGCAGCCTTCTAACAGAATGGTCGCAAATCTGCCGACCGAATCCTGGATCAACAACCCAGAGCAAAGTCGCTACTTACCAACTCAGTCACACCTACTCCGGAAACCGACAAAAA GTGGAAGCAGCTCAGGATGCAagcccccctcctctaccctctgccAGCCTGCCGCCTTGGGCTTCTCCCCCGCTGAGCCAACCATGTCGAGCCAGCACAGCCACCCCTCCTTCAGCAACATCCACTCCATGGCTGAACAGCAGCAG GTGCTGTCTGATGCGACCATACTGCAGAGGAGGATCCCCCCAAGTTTTAGAGATCCCGCCAGCGCCCCGCTGAGAAAACTCTCTGTCGATCTGATCAAGACTTACAAGCACATCAATGAG GTGTACTACACGAAGAAGAAGCGGCGTGCCCAGCAGGTGCCCCCGGAGGACTCGAGCACTAAGAAGGAGAGGAAGGTGTACAACGATGGCTACGATGACGACAACTACGACTACATCGTCAAGAACGGGGAGAAGTGGCTGGACCGCTACGAGATTGACTCGCTCATCGGCAAGGGCTCCTTCGGGCAG GTGGTGAAAGCATATGACCACCACGAGCAGGAGTGGGTGGCCATCAAGATCATCAAGAACAAGAAAGCCTTCCTGAACCAGGCCCAGATAGAGCTGCGACTGCTGGAGCTCATGAACAAACACGACACCGAGATGAAGTACTACATAG tcCACCTGAAGAGGCACTTCATGTTCCGGAACCACCTGTGCCTGGTGTTCGAGCTTCTCTCCTACAACCTGTACGACCTCCTGCGCAACACCAACTTCCGCGGCGTGTCTCTCAACCTGACCAGAAAGTTTGCCCAGCAGCTGTGCACGGCGCTGCTGTTCCTGGCCACGCCCGAGCTCAGCATCATCCACTGCGACCTCAAGCCTGAGAACATCCTGCTGTGCAACCCCAAGCGCAGCGCCATCAAGATCGTGGACTTCGGCAGCTCCTGTCAACTAGGCCAGAGG ATCTACCAGTACATCCAGAGTCGGTTCTACAGATCTCCGGAGGTGTTGCTGGGCATGCCCTACGACCTGGCCATTGACATGTGGTCCCTGGGCTGCATCCTGGTGGAGATGCACACGGGAGAACCCCTCTTCAGTGGCTCCAATGAG gtggatCAGATGAATAAGATAGtggaggtgctgggggtcccTCCCAACCACATGCTGGATCAGGCTCCCAAAGCACGGAAGTACTTTGACAAGCTGTCCGACGGTCTGTGGACCGTCAAGAAGAACAAGGACATAAAGAAGGTACTTTACCCCTCGGCCTCC GAGTACAAGCCTCCTGCGACGCGGCGGCTCCATGAGATCCTGGGGGTGGAGACCGGGGGTCCTGGCGGGAGGCGGGGCGGAGAGCAGGGGCACGCTCCCTGCGACTACCTGAAGTTCAAGGACCTGATCCTGCGCATGCTGGACTACGACCCCAAGACGCGCATCACGCCCTTCTACGCGCTGCAGCACAACTTCTTCAAGAAGACGACGGACGAGGGCACCAACACCAGCAGCTCCACCTCCACCAGCCCGGCCATGGACCACAGccactccacctccaccaccagctccgtctccagctccggTACGGGACACAGCA GTGGATCTAGCGGTTCTTCCAATGACAACCGGAATTACCGGTATAGTAACCGGTACTACAACAGTGCAGTTACTCACTCAGACTACGAGATGCAGAGTCCACAG GCTCCGTCTCAGCAGCAGCTGCGCCTCTGGCCGGGTGGAGAGGGGGGCATGGGTCCCCTGTCCAACAGCGGCAGTAGCGTCGGCGACCCCCCATACCCCCAGCTGCTGCTGCACAAGCCGGCGGCCACGCAGCACTCGCGCCACTTCCTGGGAGGCGGCGGCGTCGGGGGCATGATGGAACCACACCACCCGCACCCCATCTACGGCAGTCACCACGGCAACGGGCGGGGCCTGCGGCAGACTGGGCAGGGGAACCAGCCCCAGGGCCAGGCTTCACAGGGCCAGCAGGGCCAGCCCCTGATGCCCATCTCCTCTCCACAGATGCCGGACAGCATCGAGCTCAGcctcacacaccaccaccatctgggTCAGTCTTCCATCATGCCGCCCCCATCCAGCTTGGACTCCAGCCAGTACGGCTCCTCCAACCTCCACCTGGGCCTCTCTGCCTTTCGGACTAGGACGGTCATGGCCCCCCAGCCGCCCCCCGCCGGCTCCCAGCAACAGTTGGCCCAGCCCCCAGCCTCTCAGGACAGCTTGGTCGCTGCCTCCGGGCTTGGATACATCCCCCCATGCTACCCGggcagtaacaacaataacaaccctCCCCAGGGTAGCGTGGTCGGGGGCGGGATGCTCACCGGGGGGCCCCCACCCAGGGGAGTAGGGGGCGGCGGGGGGAGGCCGGACTCTGAGGAGTCCACCATGATGGGTGTGTGCGGCAGTGGAGGAGGCGGTGGTCAGAACGCGGCCAACTCTTGA
- the LOC106605641 gene encoding dual specificity tyrosine-phosphorylation-regulated kinase 1B isoform X2: MVITSSVEEKSQPSNRMVANLPTESWINNPEQSRYLPTQSHLLRKPTKSGSSSGCKPPSSTLCQPAALGFSPAEPTMSSQHSHPSFSNIHSMAEQQQVLSDATILQRRIPPSFRDPASAPLRKLSVDLIKTYKHINEVYYTKKKRRAQQVPPEDSSTKKERKVYNDGYDDDNYDYIVKNGEKWLDRYEIDSLIGKGSFGQVVKAYDHHEQEWVAIKIIKNKKAFLNQAQIELRLLELMNKHDTEMKYYIVHLKRHFMFRNHLCLVFELLSYNLYDLLRNTNFRGVSLNLTRKFAQQLCTALLFLATPELSIIHCDLKPENILLCNPKRSAIKIVDFGSSCQLGQRIYQYIQSRFYRSPEVLLGMPYDLAIDMWSLGCILVEMHTGEPLFSGSNEVDQMNKIVEVLGVPPNHMLDQAPKARKYFDKLSDGLWTVKKNKDIKKVLYPSASEYKPPATRRLHEILGVETGGPGGRRGGEQGHAPCDYLKFKDLILRMLDYDPKTRITPFYALQHNFFKKTTDEGTNTSSSTSTSPAMDHSHSTSTTSSVSSSGGSSGSSNDNRNYRYSNRYYNSAVTHSDYEMQSPQAPSQQQLRLWPGGEGGMGPLSNSGSSVGDPPYPQLLLHKPAATQHSRHFLGGGGVGGMMEPHHPHPIYGSHHGNGRGLRQTGQGNQPQGQASQGQQGQPLMPISSPQMPDSIELSLTHHHHLGQSSIMPPPSSLDSSQYGSSNLHLGLSAFRTRTVMAPQPPPAGSQQQLAQPPASQDSLVAASGLGYIPPCYPGSNNNNNPPQGSVVGGGMLTGGPPPRGVGGGGGRPDSEESTMMGVCGSGGGGGQNAANS; the protein is encoded by the exons ATGGTGATCACTTCGTCAGTGGAGGAGAAGTCGCAGCCTTCTAACAGAATGGTCGCAAATCTGCCGACCGAATCCTGGATCAACAACCCAGAGCAAAGTCGCTACTTACCAACTCAGTCACACCTACTCCGGAAACCGACAAAAA GTGGAAGCAGCTCAGGATGCAagcccccctcctctaccctctgccAGCCTGCCGCCTTGGGCTTCTCCCCCGCTGAGCCAACCATGTCGAGCCAGCACAGCCACCCCTCCTTCAGCAACATCCACTCCATGGCTGAACAGCAGCAG GTGCTGTCTGATGCGACCATACTGCAGAGGAGGATCCCCCCAAGTTTTAGAGATCCCGCCAGCGCCCCGCTGAGAAAACTCTCTGTCGATCTGATCAAGACTTACAAGCACATCAATGAG GTGTACTACACGAAGAAGAAGCGGCGTGCCCAGCAGGTGCCCCCGGAGGACTCGAGCACTAAGAAGGAGAGGAAGGTGTACAACGATGGCTACGATGACGACAACTACGACTACATCGTCAAGAACGGGGAGAAGTGGCTGGACCGCTACGAGATTGACTCGCTCATCGGCAAGGGCTCCTTCGGGCAG GTGGTGAAAGCATATGACCACCACGAGCAGGAGTGGGTGGCCATCAAGATCATCAAGAACAAGAAAGCCTTCCTGAACCAGGCCCAGATAGAGCTGCGACTGCTGGAGCTCATGAACAAACACGACACCGAGATGAAGTACTACATAG tcCACCTGAAGAGGCACTTCATGTTCCGGAACCACCTGTGCCTGGTGTTCGAGCTTCTCTCCTACAACCTGTACGACCTCCTGCGCAACACCAACTTCCGCGGCGTGTCTCTCAACCTGACCAGAAAGTTTGCCCAGCAGCTGTGCACGGCGCTGCTGTTCCTGGCCACGCCCGAGCTCAGCATCATCCACTGCGACCTCAAGCCTGAGAACATCCTGCTGTGCAACCCCAAGCGCAGCGCCATCAAGATCGTGGACTTCGGCAGCTCCTGTCAACTAGGCCAGAGG ATCTACCAGTACATCCAGAGTCGGTTCTACAGATCTCCGGAGGTGTTGCTGGGCATGCCCTACGACCTGGCCATTGACATGTGGTCCCTGGGCTGCATCCTGGTGGAGATGCACACGGGAGAACCCCTCTTCAGTGGCTCCAATGAG gtggatCAGATGAATAAGATAGtggaggtgctgggggtcccTCCCAACCACATGCTGGATCAGGCTCCCAAAGCACGGAAGTACTTTGACAAGCTGTCCGACGGTCTGTGGACCGTCAAGAAGAACAAGGACATAAAGAAGGTACTTTACCCCTCGGCCTCC GAGTACAAGCCTCCTGCGACGCGGCGGCTCCATGAGATCCTGGGGGTGGAGACCGGGGGTCCTGGCGGGAGGCGGGGCGGAGAGCAGGGGCACGCTCCCTGCGACTACCTGAAGTTCAAGGACCTGATCCTGCGCATGCTGGACTACGACCCCAAGACGCGCATCACGCCCTTCTACGCGCTGCAGCACAACTTCTTCAAGAAGACGACGGACGAGGGCACCAACACCAGCAGCTCCACCTCCACCAGCCCGGCCATGGACCACAGccactccacctccaccaccagctccgtctccagctccg GTGGATCTAGCGGTTCTTCCAATGACAACCGGAATTACCGGTATAGTAACCGGTACTACAACAGTGCAGTTACTCACTCAGACTACGAGATGCAGAGTCCACAG GCTCCGTCTCAGCAGCAGCTGCGCCTCTGGCCGGGTGGAGAGGGGGGCATGGGTCCCCTGTCCAACAGCGGCAGTAGCGTCGGCGACCCCCCATACCCCCAGCTGCTGCTGCACAAGCCGGCGGCCACGCAGCACTCGCGCCACTTCCTGGGAGGCGGCGGCGTCGGGGGCATGATGGAACCACACCACCCGCACCCCATCTACGGCAGTCACCACGGCAACGGGCGGGGCCTGCGGCAGACTGGGCAGGGGAACCAGCCCCAGGGCCAGGCTTCACAGGGCCAGCAGGGCCAGCCCCTGATGCCCATCTCCTCTCCACAGATGCCGGACAGCATCGAGCTCAGcctcacacaccaccaccatctgggTCAGTCTTCCATCATGCCGCCCCCATCCAGCTTGGACTCCAGCCAGTACGGCTCCTCCAACCTCCACCTGGGCCTCTCTGCCTTTCGGACTAGGACGGTCATGGCCCCCCAGCCGCCCCCCGCCGGCTCCCAGCAACAGTTGGCCCAGCCCCCAGCCTCTCAGGACAGCTTGGTCGCTGCCTCCGGGCTTGGATACATCCCCCCATGCTACCCGggcagtaacaacaataacaaccctCCCCAGGGTAGCGTGGTCGGGGGCGGGATGCTCACCGGGGGGCCCCCACCCAGGGGAGTAGGGGGCGGCGGGGGGAGGCCGGACTCTGAGGAGTCCACCATGATGGGTGTGTGCGGCAGTGGAGGAGGCGGTGGTCAGAACGCGGCCAACTCTTGA
- the LOC106605641 gene encoding dual specificity tyrosine-phosphorylation-regulated kinase 1B isoform X5 translates to MSSQHSHPSFSNIHSMAEQQQVLSDATILQRRIPPSFRDPASAPLRKLSVDLIKTYKHINEVYYTKKKRRAQQVPPEDSSTKKERKVYNDGYDDDNYDYIVKNGEKWLDRYEIDSLIGKGSFGQVVKAYDHHEQEWVAIKIIKNKKAFLNQAQIELRLLELMNKHDTEMKYYIVHLKRHFMFRNHLCLVFELLSYNLYDLLRNTNFRGVSLNLTRKFAQQLCTALLFLATPELSIIHCDLKPENILLCNPKRSAIKIVDFGSSCQLGQRIYQYIQSRFYRSPEVLLGMPYDLAIDMWSLGCILVEMHTGEPLFSGSNEVDQMNKIVEVLGVPPNHMLDQAPKARKYFDKLSDGLWTVKKNKDIKKVLYPSASEYKPPATRRLHEILGVETGGPGGRRGGEQGHAPCDYLKFKDLILRMLDYDPKTRITPFYALQHNFFKKTTDEGTNTSSSTSTSPAMDHSHSTSTTSSVSSSGTGHSSGSSGSSNDNRNYRYSNRYYNSAVTHSDYEMQSPQAPSQQQLRLWPGGEGGMGPLSNSGSSVGDPPYPQLLLHKPAATQHSRHFLGGGGVGGMMEPHHPHPIYGSHHGNGRGLRQTGQGNQPQGQASQGQQGQPLMPISSPQMPDSIELSLTHHHHLGQSSIMPPPSSLDSSQYGSSNLHLGLSAFRTRTVMAPQPPPAGSQQQLAQPPASQDSLVAASGLGYIPPCYPGSNNNNNPPQGSVVGGGMLTGGPPPRGVGGGGGRPDSEESTMMGVCGSGGGGGQNAANS, encoded by the exons ATGTCGAGCCAGCACAGCCACCCCTCCTTCAGCAACATCCACTCCATGGCTGAACAGCAGCAG GTGCTGTCTGATGCGACCATACTGCAGAGGAGGATCCCCCCAAGTTTTAGAGATCCCGCCAGCGCCCCGCTGAGAAAACTCTCTGTCGATCTGATCAAGACTTACAAGCACATCAATGAG GTGTACTACACGAAGAAGAAGCGGCGTGCCCAGCAGGTGCCCCCGGAGGACTCGAGCACTAAGAAGGAGAGGAAGGTGTACAACGATGGCTACGATGACGACAACTACGACTACATCGTCAAGAACGGGGAGAAGTGGCTGGACCGCTACGAGATTGACTCGCTCATCGGCAAGGGCTCCTTCGGGCAG GTGGTGAAAGCATATGACCACCACGAGCAGGAGTGGGTGGCCATCAAGATCATCAAGAACAAGAAAGCCTTCCTGAACCAGGCCCAGATAGAGCTGCGACTGCTGGAGCTCATGAACAAACACGACACCGAGATGAAGTACTACATAG tcCACCTGAAGAGGCACTTCATGTTCCGGAACCACCTGTGCCTGGTGTTCGAGCTTCTCTCCTACAACCTGTACGACCTCCTGCGCAACACCAACTTCCGCGGCGTGTCTCTCAACCTGACCAGAAAGTTTGCCCAGCAGCTGTGCACGGCGCTGCTGTTCCTGGCCACGCCCGAGCTCAGCATCATCCACTGCGACCTCAAGCCTGAGAACATCCTGCTGTGCAACCCCAAGCGCAGCGCCATCAAGATCGTGGACTTCGGCAGCTCCTGTCAACTAGGCCAGAGG ATCTACCAGTACATCCAGAGTCGGTTCTACAGATCTCCGGAGGTGTTGCTGGGCATGCCCTACGACCTGGCCATTGACATGTGGTCCCTGGGCTGCATCCTGGTGGAGATGCACACGGGAGAACCCCTCTTCAGTGGCTCCAATGAG gtggatCAGATGAATAAGATAGtggaggtgctgggggtcccTCCCAACCACATGCTGGATCAGGCTCCCAAAGCACGGAAGTACTTTGACAAGCTGTCCGACGGTCTGTGGACCGTCAAGAAGAACAAGGACATAAAGAAGGTACTTTACCCCTCGGCCTCC GAGTACAAGCCTCCTGCGACGCGGCGGCTCCATGAGATCCTGGGGGTGGAGACCGGGGGTCCTGGCGGGAGGCGGGGCGGAGAGCAGGGGCACGCTCCCTGCGACTACCTGAAGTTCAAGGACCTGATCCTGCGCATGCTGGACTACGACCCCAAGACGCGCATCACGCCCTTCTACGCGCTGCAGCACAACTTCTTCAAGAAGACGACGGACGAGGGCACCAACACCAGCAGCTCCACCTCCACCAGCCCGGCCATGGACCACAGccactccacctccaccaccagctccgtctccagctccggTACGGGACACAGCA GTGGATCTAGCGGTTCTTCCAATGACAACCGGAATTACCGGTATAGTAACCGGTACTACAACAGTGCAGTTACTCACTCAGACTACGAGATGCAGAGTCCACAG GCTCCGTCTCAGCAGCAGCTGCGCCTCTGGCCGGGTGGAGAGGGGGGCATGGGTCCCCTGTCCAACAGCGGCAGTAGCGTCGGCGACCCCCCATACCCCCAGCTGCTGCTGCACAAGCCGGCGGCCACGCAGCACTCGCGCCACTTCCTGGGAGGCGGCGGCGTCGGGGGCATGATGGAACCACACCACCCGCACCCCATCTACGGCAGTCACCACGGCAACGGGCGGGGCCTGCGGCAGACTGGGCAGGGGAACCAGCCCCAGGGCCAGGCTTCACAGGGCCAGCAGGGCCAGCCCCTGATGCCCATCTCCTCTCCACAGATGCCGGACAGCATCGAGCTCAGcctcacacaccaccaccatctgggTCAGTCTTCCATCATGCCGCCCCCATCCAGCTTGGACTCCAGCCAGTACGGCTCCTCCAACCTCCACCTGGGCCTCTCTGCCTTTCGGACTAGGACGGTCATGGCCCCCCAGCCGCCCCCCGCCGGCTCCCAGCAACAGTTGGCCCAGCCCCCAGCCTCTCAGGACAGCTTGGTCGCTGCCTCCGGGCTTGGATACATCCCCCCATGCTACCCGggcagtaacaacaataacaaccctCCCCAGGGTAGCGTGGTCGGGGGCGGGATGCTCACCGGGGGGCCCCCACCCAGGGGAGTAGGGGGCGGCGGGGGGAGGCCGGACTCTGAGGAGTCCACCATGATGGGTGTGTGCGGCAGTGGAGGAGGCGGTGGTCAGAACGCGGCCAACTCTTGA